The following proteins are co-located in the Terriglobia bacterium genome:
- the coxB gene encoding cytochrome c oxidase subunit II, which translates to MDHWVQLFPVSASTHADAVDHLFYFLLIVCVFFAVLIFALILVFSIRYRRTVHPVAEQTKSSIGLELFWTIVPFLITLVMFIWGSKVYTDGEIPPRGAQDVYVVGKQWMWKVQHPEGRREINELHVPENTPIKITLTSQDVIHSFYIPALRIKQDAVPGQYRTLWFQATRPGTYHLFCAEYCGTNHSKMIGSVFVMEENEYQAWLAGANDMQPLEAGAKLFVEYDCINCHGTGIRARAPTLGGLYGTYVLLADGRRVLFDEDYIRDQLTDPASKRVAGFNPDMPLFKGQLTEEQIIDLIAYLKSLSSGATPAETRQK; encoded by the coding sequence ATGGACCACTGGGTCCAGCTATTTCCTGTCAGCGCGTCAACGCACGCCGATGCGGTGGATCATTTGTTCTATTTCCTGCTCATTGTCTGCGTGTTCTTTGCGGTGCTGATCTTTGCCTTGATCCTCGTCTTTTCCATTCGCTATCGCAGGACTGTTCATCCGGTTGCCGAACAGACGAAGAGCTCCATCGGACTGGAGCTGTTCTGGACCATCGTGCCGTTCCTGATCACGCTTGTCATGTTCATCTGGGGCTCGAAGGTCTATACCGACGGCGAGATTCCTCCGCGCGGCGCCCAGGATGTCTATGTCGTCGGGAAGCAGTGGATGTGGAAAGTCCAGCATCCCGAAGGCAGACGCGAGATCAATGAATTGCACGTCCCGGAAAACACGCCGATCAAAATCACGCTTACGTCGCAGGACGTGATCCACAGCTTTTATATCCCGGCCCTGCGCATCAAGCAGGACGCGGTGCCCGGCCAATACCGGACGCTATGGTTTCAGGCGACGCGGCCCGGCACCTATCACTTGTTCTGCGCTGAATATTGCGGAACCAATCATTCAAAAATGATCGGCAGCGTCTTCGTCATGGAGGAAAACGAATATCAGGCCTGGCTTGCGGGAGCCAATGATATGCAGCCACTGGAGGCAGGCGCGAAATTATTCGTCGAATACGATTGCATCAACTGTCATGGCACCGGAATCCGTGCCCGGGCGCCCACGCTGGGCGGCCTGTACGGCACATATGTCCTGCTGGCCGACGGCAGGCGGGTTCTTTTCGATGAGGACTACATTCGCGATCAATTGACGGATCCGGCTTCGAAGAGAGTGGCCGGCTTCAACCCGGACATGCCGCTGTTCAAAGGGCAACTCACGGAAGAGCAGATCATCGATCTGATCGCTTATTTGAAGTCCCTTAGCTCCGGAGCCACGCCGGCGGAAACGAGGCAGAAATGA
- the ctaD gene encoding cytochrome c oxidase subunit I: MSTYEEALRENYLTNKLGWKSWFFTRDHKRIALMFLMTVTLFFFVGGTFATLMRLNLMTPEGALFTAETYNKLFSMHGIIMVWFFLIPSIPTVFGNFLIPMMIGARDLAFPRLNLLSWYLLVFGGIFELYAILTGGVDTGWTFYTPYSSQFANTHVVAALAGIFISGFSSILTGLNFIVTIHKLRAPGMTWRRLPLFVWSIYATAVILVLATPVLAISLTLVAIERLSGVGIFDPALGGDPLLFQHLFWFYSHPAVYIMILPGMGVVSELITTHARRRIFGYEFVAGASVAIAVLGFLVWGHHMFVAGQSPYANMIFSILSFAVSIPSAIKVFNWTATLYKGSISFSAPMLYALGFIGLFTIGGLTGLILATIAVDVHVTDTYFVIAHFHYIMVGGMVMAYMGAMHNWWPKMTGRLYHEGWAQFSALTIFVGFNLTFFPQFILGYLGMPRRYHAYPPEFQVLNVMSTAGASILAVGYLVPLGYLLWSLWYGERAPENPWEATGLEWQTASPPPPDNFESTPVVTEEAYAYGHAS, encoded by the coding sequence ATGAGCACTTATGAAGAAGCTCTACGCGAGAATTACCTGACTAATAAACTCGGATGGAAATCCTGGTTTTTCACCAGAGATCACAAGCGTATCGCCCTCATGTTCCTGATGACCGTGACGCTGTTCTTCTTCGTCGGCGGCACCTTTGCAACGCTGATGAGGCTGAATCTGATGACGCCGGAGGGCGCACTTTTCACTGCCGAGACCTACAACAAGCTGTTCTCGATGCACGGCATTATCATGGTGTGGTTCTTTCTGATTCCTTCCATACCCACCGTCTTCGGAAATTTCCTCATTCCGATGATGATCGGCGCCCGCGATCTTGCATTCCCGCGGTTGAATCTCCTGAGCTGGTACCTGCTGGTTTTCGGGGGAATATTCGAGCTTTACGCGATTCTCACCGGGGGCGTGGATACCGGATGGACGTTCTACACGCCGTACAGCAGTCAATTCGCGAACACGCATGTTGTGGCGGCGCTGGCCGGAATCTTCATTTCGGGTTTTTCATCGATCCTGACCGGCTTGAACTTCATCGTCACCATCCACAAGCTTCGAGCTCCCGGGATGACCTGGCGGCGCCTGCCGTTGTTTGTCTGGTCGATCTATGCCACGGCTGTGATTCTGGTCCTTGCCACCCCGGTGCTGGCGATCTCGCTGACTCTGGTCGCGATCGAGCGGCTGTCCGGAGTTGGGATTTTCGATCCGGCGCTCGGCGGCGACCCGCTGTTATTTCAACACCTGTTCTGGTTTTACTCGCATCCCGCGGTATACATCATGATTCTTCCCGGCATGGGCGTGGTCAGCGAACTGATCACGACACACGCGCGGCGTCGCATCTTCGGATACGAATTCGTCGCCGGCGCGAGTGTCGCCATTGCGGTGCTGGGGTTTCTGGTGTGGGGGCACCACATGTTCGTAGCCGGCCAGTCGCCGTATGCGAACATGATTTTTTCGATCCTCAGCTTCGCGGTTTCGATTCCTTCGGCAATTAAAGTCTTTAACTGGACCGCCACACTCTACAAGGGGTCGATTTCGTTCTCGGCGCCAATGCTTTATGCCCTGGGTTTTATCGGCTTGTTCACAATCGGCGGGCTGACGGGTCTGATTCTGGCCACGATCGCCGTGGACGTCCATGTGACGGATACGTACTTCGTCATCGCGCATTTTCACTACATCATGGTTGGCGGGATGGTCATGGCGTACATGGGCGCGATGCACAACTGGTGGCCCAAGATGACCGGACGTCTCTATCACGAAGGTTGGGCGCAGTTTTCCGCACTGACGATATTTGTCGGCTTCAATCTCACATTCTTCCCGCAGTTCATTCTGGGATACCTCGGAATGCCGCGGCGCTATCACGCATATCCACCCGAGTTTCAGGTCCTGAACGTCATGTCCACGGCGGGGGCATCGATCCTTGCCGTAGGTTACCTCGTACCGCTCGGCTACCTGCTCTGGTCGTTGTGGTATGGAGAGCGGGCGCCGGAGAATCCGTGGGAGGCCACCGGTCTGGAATGGCAAACGGCATCGCCGCCGCCGCCCGACAACTTCGAAAGTACGCCGGTCGTCACCGAGGAGGCTTACGCCTATGGCCATGCGAGCTGA
- a CDS encoding cytochrome c oxidase subunit 3, which yields MAMRAEHQFDDIEQQRDAAYTGMWVFLSTEVLFFGAVFFAYILYRGLYYQAFVQGSRELSIWMGGLNTAILLCSSLFMALAVHAAQRGRTNQLVMYLIITEIVGAVFLGIKFLEYYQHYKDHLIPGMGFGYGGANANRVELFMVFYFILTGMHAVHMIIGLGVLSALAILATRGKFEGGYYDPVDIGGLYWHFVDIVWVFIFPLLYLVKRTGV from the coding sequence ATGGCCATGCGAGCTGAGCATCAGTTCGACGACATCGAGCAGCAGCGCGACGCCGCATACACAGGCATGTGGGTCTTTTTGTCGACCGAGGTTCTGTTTTTTGGCGCTGTTTTCTTTGCCTACATCCTCTACCGCGGCCTGTACTATCAAGCCTTTGTGCAGGGCAGCCGGGAGCTCAGCATCTGGATGGGCGGCCTGAATACTGCAATACTGCTCTGCAGCAGCCTCTTCATGGCCCTGGCCGTCCATGCCGCTCAGAGAGGCCGGACCAATCAGCTGGTGATGTACCTCATCATAACGGAGATCGTCGGAGCCGTGTTCCTGGGCATCAAGTTCCTGGAGTATTACCAGCACTACAAGGATCACCTGATACCGGGAATGGGCTTCGGTTATGGCGGCGCGAATGCGAACCGCGTCGAATTGTTCATGGTGTTCTACTTTATTTTGACGGGAATGCACGCGGTGCACATGATTATCGGGCTTGGCGTGCTGTCGGCGCTCGCCATCCTTGCGACGCGCGGTAAATTCGAAGGCGGCTACTACGATCCTGTCGACATCGGCGGGCTGTATTGGCATTTTGTGGATATCGTCTGGGTCTTCATTTTCCCGCTGCTCTATCTGGTAAAGAGAACCGGCGTATGA
- a CDS encoding cytochrome C oxidase subunit IV family protein, with amino-acid sequence MSEHIVPPSTYFAVWAALLILLGATIGLAYFPLGPLNVVAAITIAFAKAILIVLFFMQVKYKARMMAVFVCAGLFWLAIMFSLTMGDYMTRSWLPHPTEWVGEMPK; translated from the coding sequence ATGAGCGAGCATATCGTTCCGCCGAGTACCTACTTCGCCGTTTGGGCTGCGCTGCTCATTCTTCTTGGCGCAACGATCGGCCTTGCTTACTTTCCGCTGGGTCCGCTGAACGTGGTGGCGGCTATTACGATCGCGTTTGCGAAGGCAATTCTCATCGTGCTGTTCTTCATGCAGGTCAAATACAAGGCCCGCATGATGGCGGTGTTCGTATGTGCCGGACTTTTCTGGCTGGCGATCATGTTCTCCCTGACCATGGGAGATTACATGACACGAAGCTGGCTGCCCCATCCGACAGAATGGGTCGGGGAGATGCCGAAGTAG
- a CDS encoding AbrB/MazE/SpoVT family DNA-binding domain-containing protein: MNARLIIDKAGRVVIPKPLREELHLEPGDALEMESNGEQIILRPVRGTGPLTKERDVWVFHSGQALPTSATDEMLQQIREERDLANLGQGE, translated from the coding sequence ATGAATGCGCGTCTCATTATTGATAAGGCGGGCCGTGTCGTCATTCCCAAACCGCTGCGGGAAGAGTTGCACCTGGAGCCCGGCGACGCTCTTGAGATGGAGAGCAATGGGGAGCAGATCATCCTGCGTCCGGTCCGGGGGACGGGACCACTCACGAAAGAACGGGATGTCTGGGTGTTTCACAGCGGGCAGGCCCTGCCCACCTCAGCGACCGACGAAATGCTGCAACAGATCCGCGAGGAACGTGACTTAGCCAATCTCGGCCAAGGTGAATGA
- a CDS encoding PIN domain-containing protein, whose amino-acid sequence MGVGPVFYGDHVHHEASLDLFVQFDKANGCCGAHSLAEIFSTLTRMPGKHRISGEQAMLFIGSIRERLSVVSLNGDEYADALEASAALGIVGGGIYDAMLAHCAIKAQAEAIYTWNGRHYTLCGPDVTSRLRTP is encoded by the coding sequence ATCGGTGTTGGTCCCGTATTCTACGGTGACCACGTTCACCATGAAGCCAGCCTCGATCTGTTCGTCCAATTCGACAAGGCAAATGGCTGTTGCGGCGCACACAGCCTGGCCGAGATCTTTTCCACATTGACCCGGATGCCCGGGAAACACCGCATTAGCGGCGAGCAGGCGATGCTGTTCATCGGCAGCATACGCGAGAGGCTTTCGGTCGTTTCTCTGAACGGTGATGAATACGCCGATGCGCTGGAGGCATCAGCCGCTCTGGGCATCGTGGGCGGCGGCATTTATGACGCCATGCTGGCACATTGCGCCATCAAAGCCCAAGCGGAAGCGATTTATACCTGGAACGGACGCCACTACACACTATGTGGACCCGATGTCACCAGCCGTCTGCGGACGCCTTAG